One window of the Cryptomeria japonica chromosome 7, Sugi_1.0, whole genome shotgun sequence genome contains the following:
- the LOC131036311 gene encoding ATP synthase epsilon chain, chloroplastic-like, whose translation MGVLLNHTALVTTLDIGVMKIQLNAQWSTMALMGGFATIDNNEITLLVNNAERGIDIDLQEAQESFRLAIANRARVEGKRQAIEVDVALKRDRTRLEVVDALLFR comes from the coding sequence ATGGGTGTATTACTCAACCATACTGCACTTGTAACAACTTTGGATATAGGAGTCATGAAGATACAACTCAATGCTCAGTGGTCCACTATGGCTTTGATGGGTGGTTTTGCCACGATAGACAATAATGAAATCACATTATTGGTAAATAATGCAGAAAGAGGTATTGATATTGATCTTCAAGAGGCTCAAGAAAGTTTTAGACTAGCTATAGCTAATCGTGCGCGAGTTGAAGGCAAGAGACAAGCAATCGAAGTTGATGTGGCTCTCAAAAGAGATAGAACACGACTAGAGGTTGTTGATGCTCTTTTGTTCAGATAA